The DNA segment NNNNNNNNNNNNNNNNNNNNNNNNNNNNNNNNNNNNNNNNNNNNNNNNNNNNNNNNNNNNNNNNNNNNNNNNNNNNNNNNNNNNNNNNNNNNNNNNNNNNNNNNNNNNNNNNNNNNNNNNNNNNNNNNNNNNNNNNNNNNNNNNNNNNNNNNNNNNNNNNNNNNNNNNNNNNNNNNNNNNNNNNNNNNNNNNNNNNNNNNNNNNNNNNNNNNNNNNNNNNNNNNNNNNNNNNNNNNNNNNNNNNNNNNNNNNNNNNNNNNNNNNNNNNNNNNNNNNNNNNNNNNNNNNNNNNNNNNNNNNNNNNNNNNNNNNNNNNNNNNNNNNNNNNNNNNNNNNNNNNNNNNNNNNNNNNNNNNNNNNNNNNNNNNNNNTAGAAGACCGCTGCAGGCCTGTCTCCCATCAGTGAGGACCCCCGTCCgacaagacagggcttctcaaaCCAGTGTGCCGGCGCACCTCTCTTCACCATAGGCGTCCcccagtcagggttctctagagtcacagaacttatgggtagtctctgtatagtaaaggaatttgttggtgacttacagtctgcagtccagctcccaacaatggtcagcagcagctgtgaatggacgTCCAAGGAtttagcagttgctcagtcccgcagggcaagcaggcgaaggagacagagagatttctttcttccaatgtccttatatggtctccagaagaaggtgtagcccagattaaaggtgtgtgccaccaggcctttaatcccagatgaccttgaacttggagatccccctgtcttaatcttctggagtTCATagccactattcctcaagatatctataccaagatccaggtcagaaacttctatctcccagcctccagattggggtcactggtgagcctcccagttctggattgtagttcattccagatatagtcaagttgacaaccaggactaGCCACTACACCTACTCATTCTCTTGTGTAGAAAGTGAGTCATAACTAGTCTGTCAGAGCTTATACTGAGAGTGGGCACTGGTGCCCCCTGGCGGTATGACTGATTCcctgtttgttttccaaacagttctttgggctttttgagacaaggtctcatggtCTCAAGTTCTAGTGTCTTGTTTGCCGCAGAGGATGACACTAACGTTATGTTATTTTCTTGCCTCCACCATTCAAGTGCTCAGCTAGGGTAACAGGCATGTGTCACAGggtccctccctttcccttttccctctggGCCTGTAACTCTGCACCTGACCGAGGCCTCCAAGGAGCCAGAGTGGCAGGCGACTTCCTTTGTAAATATTATGACTCCAGCTATTCATTCCCTGGAGGCACAAAAGGCCATCTGGGGTCACACACTGggacatttccttcttccttccagatGTTTTAAGAGGCGACCCTTAGAGATTTCTTGTTAAACAAAGTAGTATGTGTTCACTGTGGGAGAATTTGGAAGTCACCCAAGCCTGATGACGTGAATTCCGTCCCTAGGGCTTGTGCTGGAAGGACAGACCAACTTGCTAGGCTGTCCTGTGACACGCCCCTCTTTCCAACTCAAAGAAGCGAATATCACTTCGAAAGCTTTGACGAAGTTTTCCTCTGTCCCTGTTCTTCTGCCTGTGCTTTTGTTTTCCCAGGCCTTTAACACACACTTAACACACACGTTGCATTCTTCGAAGCAGCTGTACTGTCCTCACTCGGTAgcttccaactcagagattcccAAGTGCTGTGTGATTAGGGGCTTCTGTTACCAGCAGTTTTCCTCACCCGTTTATAGtatgaaatagggtctcactttgtGATCCAGGATGATGaagaactcacaatcctcctgcctcagccttccaagtgttgtGACCTACTGAGCTACCGGCACAGTTCTCATGGAGCCCTTGCTTGGTGGTGGAGGCGAATGGGTTCCTCCCCTAACCTTATCCCTTGGGAATAAATCCAAATCAGGCTCCGGTGCCCCAGGCTCCTCCTGCACCCTCTCTGTCCTCAAACTTGGTCCGGGTCCCCACAGTAGCCTCCGCGTGGGCCCGGAGCTCGCTAGGTAATGAACTGATGgtcactttctgtctctgcacGAAGTGCAGGGGAAGCAGAAAAGAAGCTTCCTCCAGCGGCCCCGGATTGGGCGGGGCTCCAGGCTCCTCGCGGGGGTGGCCGAGCATCCAGGCGACAAGTTATTCTGGTCCATTGGCGCCTCCGCAGCTGGCGGGGCGGTCTAAAAACGGGGCCAGGGCACGTTCCCAGTTCTGCTTCCTGTGGGAATGGAAGCGATGGGGACTCTGCCCGGCCGCACGGAAAGGAATAGGACAGACCCCAGATCCCCACTTTGGCAGGCAGATTTGCAGGAATGAGTCCTGTGTATCATAGCGGCTTGGAAGTCTGCATTTCTGCGCCCAGCTTCCTGAGACACAGGGTCACCCGGGTCCCAGTGTCCATATCATAAAGAAGCTACTCTCGAATCTTCGCTGCTGCCTTGGTCTTTCATTACAATTTTGGAAGACTTATGGGTCAGGGTACTTCTGAGCCCTAAGTGCGCAAGGACACAAGGGGTTCTCTGGGGACTCATCAGACCCTTTTCTCTTTGCACAGAACCgggttttctcttttatttctttgcgACAGGGTTTTATGTGGATCAAGCTGACTTTAAGACactgtaactgaggatgaccttggacttctgcctctcctctccttcccccctcctcccagtgcaGAGAACAGGGGCCTGGATCAACCCAGGTCTTTGTGTTACGATGCAGGTTCCCCACCAAACTGAGAATTATCCTCAGCCCATTAAaaaacagttctttcttttttaaaaaaatttttttatttatttgcttgtttattttgttttttgagacaaagtttctctttgtagtcctgctgtcctggaactcaggttgtagaccaggctggcctcgaactcacagagatctgcctccatctcccttctgagtgctgggactaaaactTCTGTCTTGTCTTTAATGAGTTTTTTGAGCCCTAAAATGTATCAAGATGTATGCCTGCCATTCCAACACTTGTGAGGTACAGAcgggaggatcaagagttcaagatcagcctctGCTACTTGGCAAATTCGAGACCAGCTTGTTACATGAGaccatttctcaaaacaaaacctaaactcCTGAGTGCTTCACGTCTCAAAATCAAGGACTTATAACCACAAGTTTTCAACCAGAGCTAGGTCCTGGCTCAGCCTCTCCGCCCTTCAAACACCTAGCAGTCACCATTGGGCCTCTGAAGAGGTAGGAATCGCTGATTTGATATCCGGTCCGTCGCTCGAGAGCATCAGCCAATGAGAATTTCATGCCTCCCTAGAGCCCCGTCTTCCAGTAGCTTACTAGGCCCTGCCCTTCTTCGGCCTGCGCGGGCCAGTGTGGTCCCGCGGCTGTCGATGCAGTCCCTCCCCTAACGTCATAGCTTCGTTTGCATAGAAAGCTCCGCCCCTGGCTTTGCAGGACGTCAGCTAGGACTGCAGGGGCCTGAGCCTCCTCCGCTGCCGCCTGCAGCCCCCGCCGCCGCCTGCAGCCCCCGCATCCTCTTCTGGGGCCCGGTCGCCAGCGCAGTCGCCACGGTCGCCGTCGCCAGCGTTGTCTCAGCTTAGAGAGGACAAGGTGAGCGCAACCCAGGTCCAACACTGGGGAGCCCTCGTTTTACTGACAGCCGGGGAATCAAGGGGAGCGCAATTCGGGTGTAGTGGCTATGGGTCTCACATTTGGCATTCTGGGTCCCGCACCCCTCACCCTTAACCTGGCACCTGGAGCCCGGGCTCTGcgacagagggggaggggaaagccaGGCCTTGCGGGAGCCTTTGCGTGCTCGTGCTCGTGGGGTGAACACGCGTGTGCGCGCCCGATGGGCATGGAGAAGCTCGAGTGACCGCAGGACGCGCAGCGTGCACACTTGTGATACGTTGTGCGTGCATGGTTCAAGTATGTGCTCACACGCGTGTGGAGCCATTCGCGTGTGTGGTGTGTCCTCCCAGATGGCCAGGTACAATTGTGCATTGGTGCAGGGAACTGTGCTCACACATAGGCTTGCACACACCATACATGTCTGCTTGTTTCTCCTGTTAGCACCACTCTTGCATGCAGGGCAGGGGTTTGGGTCGGCCTGCCCTAGATGCTTcattgtgcgtgcgtgtgtgtgtgtgtgtgtgtgtgtgtgtgtgtgtatgcgtgcgcgcTCTTGTGCTCGCGATTTTGTGCGTGTGAGCCCACGTTCATCCCGTCTTCATCACATGACGCGGCTATCTCAGGGCTCCAGTTCTTCCAGGAGAAGAATAAGGATGAGGGAGAACTGGGGATCCTCCTGTATTCATGTTCCCGTGTGGGTCTCTCCCCTGTGAGAGACtgatgggaaggcagaggaggctcAGTCTCCCCTCAGGGTACAGGGGAATCTGAGGTTCACAGCCTGCTTAAAACCTTGGTGCTGTCAAGGTCACAGCTCTGCCTATGCTGGGGGGGAGATTGGGCATGTGACATTGGGGGGGATCCTAACCTACCCCTGTGCAGTGCCCACCCTGTGCGTGGTCCTGCTGCTCCCCTCAGGCCCTCTGTGCCACGCCTCCCGCAGATGGCTTCCGCCACAGACTCTCGCTATGGGCAGAAGGAGTCCTCAGACCAGAACTTCGACTATATGTTCAAGATCCTGATCATTGGGAACAGCAGCGTGGGCAAAACCTCGTTCCTCTTCCGCTACGCAGATGACTCCTTCACTCCAGCCTTTGTCAGCACCGTTGGCATAGACTTCAAGGTCAAAACCATCTACCGCAACGACAAGAGGATCAAGCTGCAGATCTGGGTGTGTGGGGCTGGAGGGGAGATGTCTTCCCACCACCTGCCACCCCCCACAAAAGGAAGCTGAGGCTAGCCGTCGGCTGGCGCTGGGATTTAAGGCCTTCGTCTCCATCCCAGTATGAGCTTCCTGTTTTCCTAAGTCCCGTGCGCCCCCACTCCACTTCTGGCATAGTGTGGCACAGGGCATTTGGGCAGCACCCAGTACATGTTTGTTGAGTGACTAAGTGGCCTTCCAGTGACCCGTTTGGGtcactgtctgcttttcctgaccctctgtccCTGGGCCTCAAAGTGGTTGCTGGACAGCCTCGGAGCACGTTTTTTCCTGGGGGGCTGCCCTGAGACCCTTCTGACCTATCCCTCTTTCCCCCAGGACACAGCAGGGCAAGAGCGGTACCGCACCATCACCACTGCCTATTACCGCGGCGCCATGGGCTTCATCCTAATGTATGACATCACCAACGAGGAGTCCTTTAATGCAGTGCAGGACTGGTGAGCAGCCCACCCACTCAGAAAATACAAGGCTCTCAGAAGGCTGGGATTGGAGGCGACTGGAGCTGTGGCTTAGTTGGTAGGGTGCCTGCCATGTTCGTCCCCAGCATGGCCAAAAGACAACCAAGAGTAGGCCTCTGGTGGACAAACCATGTGGCTGTTCCCAAGGCTTGGGGATGTGGAAGCACACAAGGTAACCAGTAAGCTAGACAAGGGTCCTCCTCCCGCTGATCTCTACCCAGGCCGTCCAGGCAGGAGAACCACTTTAGCTCACTTGTCTGAGATTAAGTGATTCTCTGGCCAAGCACATTACCTCAAATGTGTGAGAACCTGGATTCCAGCCGCAGCACCAGAAATTAATTCCCCCAGGTCTTGACATTTGGTGTAGTAGACACCGGTCATCTTCCCAGCTTTGGGATGATGGAGAGGTCTGCGCGAGGTAGGCTGCGCTCGTGGGGAAAGCCTATCTCAGTTACCAAGGGGCAGTGGTCTCTCCTGCAAGGGCTAGATGGAGAGACTCGGGGATGGGGATGGGTCCTCCGGCTTCCTCTTCAGCCCCTGGCTGTCTCCGCAGGTCCACTCAGATCAAAACTTACTCGTGGGACAATGCCCAAGTGCTGCTGGTGGGGAACAAGTGTGACATGGAAGATGAGAGAGTGGTGTCCTCAGAGCGCGGCCGGCAGCTGGCTGACCACTTGGGTGAGTACTGAGGACTGTGGCCCTTGCCAGGCTGGACCAGGGACCTGGGTACCTGACAGCTACACACCCAGTGTCTCACTGATCAGGACATGGGCTTGAATCTAGGGGGTTCGCACTTAAGAAAACGAGGCCTTATCCAGGAGGCTTTGCCATGGGTCTTGATGGACATGGAGGTGCTTGCCATGTCAGCTGTCAGCCATCTGCTTCTTCAAGGGGCTGGGCCTGCGAAGTTTTTGAACTGGTAAGAGAAATGGGTGGAAGAGGCTAAGCCTGGCTTCCCAGAGCAGGCACAACATGCCTGTATGGGAAGGAAGGGTGGCTGGTATAGGCAGAGTGGTGACAGTGGTGCGTGATCGCCCCTTAGAGGGACTGTGGCTGTCACTGCACACTGAGCTGCCAACAAACCAGGCCATGGAGGTTGTGTGTCTCTGGAAAGGGACTTGGAGCCTGGCTGGGTGGCAGATGGAAGGGATGTCTCACTAGGGTGcttaatatcatcctgagggatgAGTAGTCATGGCTAGCTCCCCcagaccagggtggcctcctTTGGGACCCTTCAGTGCCTTTACAGAAGTGGGAGCAACCCTCAGAGAGAGCCTGTGAGTGTGTTTGGAAACTGCAGCTCTGTTGTCATCCCTCTATTTCCCCAACGTAGGCTTTGAGTTCTTTGAGGCCAGCGCCAAGGACAACATTAATGTCAAGCAGACATTTGAACGCTTGGTGGACGTGATCTGCGAGAAGATGTCAGAGTCCCTGGATACTGCAGACCCTGCGGTCACGGGTGCCAAGCAGGGCCCGCAGCTCACCGACCAGCAGGCGCCACCTCATCAGGATTGTGCCTGCTGAGCCACTTCCCTTCTCTGCTGCC comes from the Mus pahari chromosome 19, PAHARI_EIJ_v1.1, whole genome shotgun sequence genome and includes:
- the Rab3a gene encoding ras-related protein Rab-3A translates to MASATDSRYGQKESSDQNFDYMFKILIIGNSSVGKTSFLFRYADDSFTPAFVSTVGIDFKVKTIYRNDKRIKLQIWDTAGQERYRTITTAYYRGAMGFILMYDITNEESFNAVQDWSTQIKTYSWDNAQVLLVGNKCDMEDERVVSSERGRQLADHLGFEFFEASAKDNINVKQTFERLVDVICEKMSESLDTADPAVTGAKQGPQLTDQQAPPHQDCAC